A genome region from Planctomycetota bacterium includes the following:
- a CDS encoding S26 family signal peptidase, whose translation PGNATEGHPLGLLPDEFFVLGDNSPNSSDCRLWTIARPVVPHRNLVGKAFFVYWPSAGRRTPLAVPLMPDPTGWRFVH comes from the coding sequence CCGGGCAACGCCACCGAAGGCCATCCCCTCGGCCTGCTGCCCGACGAGTTCTTCGTCCTCGGCGACAACAGCCCCAACTCCTCCGATTGCCGATTGTGGACGATCGCTCGGCCGGTCGTCCCCCACCGCAACCTGGTGGGCAAGGCCTTCTTCGTGTATTGGCCGTCGGCGGGTCGGCGGACGCCTCTGGCGGTCCCCCTGATGCCGGACCCGACCGGCTGGCGCTTCGTCCACTGA